TTGGTGCCTTGAAACACCGTACCCGTGGCTGTGTAAGAAAGGGTTTGTTCAAACGTGATGGAAATCGGGTACGCCACAATCACATGCCCTTCGGCAATCGACGGGCTGGTGCCGTACACATTGGCATTGGCCAGAGTAATATTGACGCTTTGTTCGAGTACATTGGACTTGGGCGTGATCGTAACCGTAGCGCCCGGAAGCGCGATGTAGCTGATGACAAGCAAAATACACAAGCTGGCCGCCACCAAGGTGCCCAAGGTTTTTTTACTGGGCGCGCCGAGGATGAACGGCGAGGGCATATTGAGCGATTTATTTTCTTCCTTGCGTTCCAAAAAGCGCCGGACAAAAGTCAGAGGAGAGGAACTTTTGGCTTTATTCCCTTTGACCACTTCAAAAATGGACACTTTTTTTTGCGAAAGGCGGTGCGGTTGTTCGTCATGGACTTCATTCCCCATGGCTTTCATCGGTTCGCCGGGGATGGGGGATGTTCCTTCTTGAGATTTGGTCGGCGTTGATCCTTGAATTTGATCAAAAATCGGGATCCCGGCTTGATGCGCCAATTTGGCCCCCACTTTATCTTGAGTGATAAGGGAAAGCGATTTCCCAAGATCTTCCACTTTTTTTCTTAAAATTTGCAAATTCACAACACTCTGGAGCAACATCGCACGTTCCGGAACCACCAAATACACATCGCGATAAGGAAGATTCGCAATTTTCTCAAAAATCGATGTGATTTCCGCATCCAAATCAATATAGAGCACTTTTCGTTTGGAGATTTGCCGAACCTTATCCTCTGGCGGAGGATTTTGTTGAGGATCGGAAGATGGGGGGACATCGTTCATGTTGATATTTTCATTATATTACGCCTGAATCAAACGCACCACTTTTCGTAAAATTTTGGTGAGGATTTTTTCTTCATTCATAAGATCGATGCCGCGTTTCACCAACGCCATGGGGGTGATGTCTTGCGGATCGTGCAACAGGTTGGTTTGATCTTTGATGTTGGGGAGATCTTGCGGGTGAAGGAATCGAACCGAAGGCTTGTGACTGAACGGAAGATCTTTCCACCAATCGCCTTCGGTCAAAACCAGCTTGATCTCAGGGAGTAAGGATCCGCCTCCGGAAAGTAACAGCTTGGGAGGTAAGGTCTTGAGGGACGAAAATTCCTGCAAAGTCAGTCGAATGCCGGTGAGCCAAATTTCAGTGTCTCCTTTGAGCGCATTTTGAACGATTTTATGCGATTGTTTTTCCAGTCGATTGCCCGAGTACGCAAGTTTGATTTCTTCCGCTTCCGGAAAGGAAACATTAAGATTATTGGAAAGACGTTTAGTAAAGGTTCGTCCGCCGAGAGTAAACATTTTGGTTCCCACCAGCGATTGATCTTGAATCACGGCCATATCCGTTGTCCCGCCCCCCACATCTATAAAAATCGCATCTCGTTCAACAGTATTGGGGTCGCCTCCTTCCAAAGCGCGCGCCAACGCATACGGTTCGGACGTAATGGCCAGAAGAGGAACCCCTAATTCCGCGGCAATGGTTTGCAATACGCCGTAATGCGTGAGAGGGGAAAACGCATTGAACACGGTCATCACCACTTCTCTTCCTTGAAAACCGATGGGATTCGTCACTTTATAATCATCGATTTTAACATCCACAATCGCGGCATTCACCAATTTGATGTCGATTTCATTGTGTCCGGTCTCATACGCCAGTTCGCTTCGCATTTGTTCAAACGCTTTCCATTGAATTTTATGAACAATATTTTTTAATTCTTCATAGTGAATTTTCACTTCGGGGTCATGTCGACGATAACGAATGGTGCGTGTCGCACCCTTGACCAATTCACCGGCAATGCCAATAACGAGTTGATTGGGAGTTCGTCCGGCCATGCGTTCGGCATCGGCCATGGCTTCTTTGCAATGATCGATCACCGCGGCAATGTCCGTGACCG
The genomic region above belongs to Candidatus Gracilibacteria bacterium and contains:
- a CDS encoding cell division FtsA domain-containing protein, coding for MFKFLRSPLPSSRPTLLILDIGTEFVKALIAEPGDKTPLIIGVGKTRQKMGEMQSGAVTDIAAVIDHCKEAMADAERMAGRTPNQLVIGIAGELVKGATRTIRYRRHDPEVKIHYEELKNIVHKIQWKAFEQMRSELAYETGHNEIDIKLVNAAIVDVKIDDYKVTNPIGFQGREVVMTVFNAFSPLTHYGVLQTIAAELGVPLLAITSEPYALARALEGGDPNTVERDAIFIDVGGGTTDMAVIQDQSLVGTKMFTLGGRTFTKRLSNNLNVSFPEAEEIKLAYSGNRLEKQSHKIVQNALKGDTEIWLTGIRLTLQEFSSLKTLPPKLLLSGGGSLLPEIKLVLTEGDWWKDLPFSHKPSVRFLHPQDLPNIKDQTNLLHDPQDITPMALVKRGIDLMNEEKILTKILRKVVRLIQA